One Bos indicus isolate NIAB-ARS_2022 breed Sahiwal x Tharparkar chromosome 10, NIAB-ARS_B.indTharparkar_mat_pri_1.0, whole genome shotgun sequence DNA window includes the following coding sequences:
- the C10H14orf119 gene encoding uncharacterized protein C14orf119 homolog, whose product MPLESSSSSMPLSFPSPLPPVPDNISNSSPPPMSYITSQEMKCILHWFASWSGPQRERFLQDLVAKAVPGKLQPLLESLEQLSVSGANRPPCIFECQLRLWDQWFRGWAEQERNEFVRQLEVSEPDFVAKFYQAVAATAGKE is encoded by the coding sequence ATGCCACTGGAATCATCTTCATCTTCAATGCCGCtatccttcccttctcccttacCCCCAGTACCAGACAATATTTCTAACTCTTCTCCTCCCCCAATGTCTTACATCACTTCCCAGGAGATGAAGTGTATTCTTCACTGGTTTGCCAGCTGGTCAGGTCCTCAGCGTGAACGTTTCCTTCAGGACCTGGTAGCTAAGGCAGTACCAGGAAAATTACAGCCATTGCTGGAAAGTCTGGAGCAGCTTAGTGTGTCTGGAGCAAACCGACCACCTTGTATCTTTGAGTGCCAGTTACGTCTTTGGGATCAGTGGTTTCGAGGTTGGGCTGAGCAGGAACGCAATGAATTTGTCAGGCAGCTGGAGGTCAGTGAGCCAGACTTTGTGGCAAAGTTTTACCAAGCAGTGGCTgctacagctggtaaagaatga